Part of the Nitrospirota bacterium genome, TTCATGAATGACCAGGAGCGGGCCGCGCATATCGAGAAGCTGCGCAGCCTGCCCACCGCCGAGGCTCAGCTCAAGTACATGGTCGAACAGCACGCCCGGATGATGGAGCGTGCCCGCCAGCAGCAGATGCCCCTCGCGGCGGAGAGCGATCCTTTCGGCTACCAGATCTATGGCGCCGACCTCATGACCCCCGACGAGATCCAGCAGTACCGGAAAGAGCTGGCCGGCCTGCAGACGGAGCAGGCGCGCGAGCGGTTCTACAGGAACCATTTCCGCACGATCCAGGGCCGGGCGAAACAGCAGCTGGCCGGCATTTCCGACTGGGGAGGGAACTCGATGACCGGTGCGGGCATCGGCCTGGGGGACATGATCTACAGCTGGCGGCTGATGAGCGAGGATGAATACCGCAAGAACGTCGACAAGCTGCGCGCCCTTCCGACCGCCGAAGACCAGATCCGCTTCATCGTCGACATCCACAAGGAGATGCAGGCGCGCGCCCGTGCCCAGGGCATCCGCCTGCCCGACGTTCCCGCGCCCTTCTGGTATTTCGCCGCCGAAGAAGGCAAGTGACCGGCGGGCCTGAACACTTCTTGGAGCCTCGAACCCCCCCATCCTTGGGGGGGGAGGACGTTCGTCGCGGGAAACCAACATCGTTGCAGGGAGCACGAAGGGCTGGATACATGGATGTATCCAGCCGCGCCGAGCTCACGCTATTTCAATCGCTTGCGCGATTGCGCGGCGCCACATCCCTGTGGCGCACAGGCGCCTCGAAAGGTTTTTCGAGGCGCCCTTCTGCCTGGAGAGATGAACATGGCTGTCAAACCCGTTCCTGATGGTTACCACACCGTCACCCCGAGCCTGAGCGTCCGAGGGGCGGCCGGGCTGATCGAATTCATGCAGCAGGCCTTCGACGCGGAGGTGCAGGATTGCCTCATGCGCCCGGATGGCGCCGTGGGCCATGCCACGCTGAAGATCGGTGACTCGATCGTCATGCTCGGGGAGGTGATGGGGGAGTGGCCTCCCATGCCCGCCTCGCTCTACCTCTACGTCGATGACGTGGACGCCACCTATAGGCGCGCCCTGAAGGCCGGGGCCGCCTCGGTGATGGAGCCGGCCGACATGTTCTGGGGCGACCGCCACGGCGGCGTGAGGGATGCCTGGGGCAATGTCTGGCTGCTCGCCACCCATGTCGAGGATGTCCCGGGGCCGGAGATCAACCGGCGCGCGGAGGCCTTTTTCGCCCAGCAACGGCCTGCGGGGTGACATCGGCGAACCTGCGCGTCATTGGCCTGGGCTCGCCCTTCGGGGACGATGCCGTGGGACTGCTCGCCATCGAGGCCTTGGAGCGTCGGCCGCAGTTTGCGGGACGGGTCCAGTTCCACGCGCTGGATCGTCCGGGAACCCTGTTGATCCCACTACTGCAGGCCTCTGCCCATGTCATCGTGATCG contains:
- a CDS encoding VOC family protein translates to MAVKPVPDGYHTVTPSLSVRGAAGLIEFMQQAFDAEVQDCLMRPDGAVGHATLKIGDSIVMLGEVMGEWPPMPASLYLYVDDVDATYRRALKAGAASVMEPADMFWGDRHGGVRDAWGNVWLLATHVEDVPGPEINRRAEAFFAQQRPAG